Genomic window (Chionomys nivalis chromosome 7, mChiNiv1.1, whole genome shotgun sequence):
ctccagtgtttgccaccactgcctgatttgCCAATATTTATTGACATTGGCAAATGGCGTCTGTGGATCAAGGGAGGATGAAGACGTGTTGTGCTCAGGTTGCTACTGTTCACCATGTCCGAGCCTTTGGGATCTAATCTTATACACATCTTCCCTGTCGGGCCCAGAGCTCACtgtttagaccagactggccttcaaaGTTTGTGGCATTCTCCTGCAttcacctcctgagtgttaggtGTGTAAGCATTCGTCACCATGCCTAGCAGCACGAAATGACTTCTAAGGAGTACGGTGGGTGGAGCTAATGTGGAAACACAGGTGTCCACACACCTGCCTTAGACACTGATGGGCATCCCCAGGACTACATGGGAGTAGGTGGTACTGCTGCCTCCCTTATGAGTGAAGACGCGAGGCAGTAGTAAACAGTGCAGGTTGCCAGTCTTTCAAGAATGAGAGTGGGCGGGGTCTACTACCCTGTGAGCCTATAGGACAGTGATGGAGCCCTGTGTTCCCCAAGAGCCCTTGTTGTGGAGGAGGAGCTGTGGGCCCCacatgcatgtttttttttctttctttactttttttggtttattattattattttccccaagacagggtttctctgtgtaacagcccctggctgtcctggaacttgctctgtagaccaggctggcctcgaactcacagagatccacctgcctctgcctcccaagtgctgggactaaaggcgtgcgccaccactacccggctccTACATGCATTTTAAAGCTCCCTTTCACCCCATTGATAACACAGAGCCCCACCCAGGCAAAGGTTTTCATGCTGGGCCACCTGCTCTGGAGCCACcagctggaacccagggcttagATGCACACCTGTTCCCTCCTTGGCCATGGAGCAATAAGGAACTGGAGCTGAAGGGATTCCCCCTTTACCCTGCTTTTGTGCATGCCTCACGCCTGGATGTCCTTCCAGGTGGTGTTAGGGGTTTACCCTGTGTAGTTTGAATCCAGCCGGAGCCGGCTGCCTTATCCCAGCCTGTCTCACCATCTGGGCATGAAAAGAGAGGTCTTAGTTTCCACCCAAACTCTGAGAGTGAGCAGCTCCCTGCCTCTAGCTGACACTCCTCCCACACTCCATGCCAGCTGCTGCTCTGGCCAGCCCTGGCTACAGTAATAACCATTATATTTAGCCAGTGGTGGTGGTCCAGGTGATCCCAGTTGGCCACAACTCCGTGCCTCTTGCCAATTGCGCACAGAGAATGCTAGGAGAGGGGGCAGCAGAGAACGCGTGTGGGGAGTGGACGGTCACAGCCCTCACCAGGACTCCAGAGCTAGggctctgcttcttccttttcttttttctttctttctttctttttttttcttcttttttttttcttttttctttcttaaaggtttatttattatgtgtacaatgttctgcctgcaggccagaatgaggatctcattacagatggttgtgagccactgtgtggttgctggaaactgagctcagaacctctggaagagcagtcggtgatcttaacctctgagccatctctccagtcccgtttctttcttttctgtcctaagaaaataaacaggcttTGCCCAGCTCCCTTACTCCTTTCCACTGTCATTCTCCAGAGTCAAaaaagggcagggcagggtccTGGTAAACAAGCAAGGAATAGCCTCCCAGGCAGAGCTGAGGCCTCTTTAGGATGCAACAATCACGCACTGTTCTCCCCGGGATGAGGAGcagcttgtctctgtctctgcctcatgccTTCAACTGGAGTTCTCCTGTCCCCTTGCTTGGTCTCCCCACCAGAGAGAGCGGGGAGGTGAGGGTGTGTCCCCCGAGGGTGTGGGAAGCACACTTAGAACCTTTGTACCCGCCTGCTGCGTCGATAGTTTTGCTTGTGCACATTTTCCAGGATACACTATCAGTACAGTGCTGTTTCTGTGTTATCCTTAAAGGAGTATGTGCTCTGTGAGGATTGGCTAACGTCGCTCGAGGGAGTATTCTGTCAGTCTTTTGTCAAACACAGGGACTGGCACAATTGTGTCACCTTCTGATCAGGCTGCGATAGTAACCCAGCATGTGCCACAGGGCTTGACCATAGGGAGAACCTAAGGCGTGACTCCGGTGGTTAGGATTGACCATAGCTGGAGCTAGAAAAGTTCAGCCCCTAccacccaccccctcctccctcaccttctttatttttttattttttttttttttttttttttttttttttttttaaagatttatttattatgtatacaacattcctcccatgtatgcttgcatgccagaagagggcgccagatctcattgtagatggctgtgagccaccatgtggttgctgggaattgaactcaggacctctggaagaacagtcagtgctcttaacctctgagccatctctccagcccctccctcaccttcttgctctctctctgtagccaaggatggtcttgaaccTTTGCTCATATTGAGattgggtctcactatgcagtcttAGTTATCccggaactggctttgtagaccaggccggcctcacactcagatccacctgtccctgcctgccTGGTGCTGCTGCTAAAGGTATAGACCATGGCTGATTTGGTGCAGAATGTGGGGCTTTGTGCATACTGTAATAGACCAAGCACTCCATCACCTGAATTGTAGAACCAGCCCTCAAGACACAAAGCCAGTTCTTGCATGAACTTGGCTCTTGTTACCCTTGTAGTAACTTGTAGCATACACATCCACGATCCATTTTAAGGAGGTTTAGCTGAGCCAGGAAGCAAGTGAACATCttttgagttcaagggcagcctggtctatgtgaTGACACCTTGTCtcgaaagaaagacagaaagagataagggggggggaaggaaggaaggaaggaaggaaggaaggaaggaaggaaggaaggaaggaaggaaggaaggaaggaaggaaggaaggaaggaaaacaagagaTGTTTACCTGAGTCTTGTCTTGGTTAAGTTACTTGGTTACTTAGACAGCtggcattctgtctgtctgtagctCTCCAGGAGTCTCTTacgtgttctctgtgtgtgtgtgtgtgtgtgtgtgtgtgtgtaagagtctCACATTGTTGCTCAGACTGGCCTTTAgttcccagctcctccctcctgcctcagttgccAGGATGCTAGGTAGCATGCCCAGCTTGAGTGGCAGTGGGAGAGGACTGGTTGGCTGGCCATGGAGCCCTTCATCCGTTCCTTCTGCACTGCAGATCAAATACCATGAGGAGTTTGAAAAGAGCCGCATGGGACCCAGTGGAGGTGAAGGGGTGGAGTCAGAGCGCCGAGAACCCCAGGACAGCAGCAGCTACCGGAGGCCAGCGGAACAGCAACAGCCACATCACATCCCAACCAGTGCCCCTGGTGAGTGCTAGCCTGGGACTCTGGGGCAGGCTGAGGGGCTCTGGGCAGGGGAGTGGGCCAGTGGAAagtggctcacacacacacaggcatctgTACTGCTCCCCAGAATCTCATTGTCGTCTCTGCTCAGGGTGTGAGTGCAGGGGATCTGGGAAAATGGTTCCAGTATGAGGGGTGTACAGCTCTCATGAAGGTCCAAGACCCTAATGAATGCGCGCACGCCTAGCCATCAAGCCTTCGTGGGGAGGGCGGGGTTTGCTGAACAAGGCTGGTGTGGGATTGAAAAGTCATGCCTTTGGCTTCCTAGGGCCTGGGGGATGGACTTGGGAAGACAGAATTCTGAgtcctctctcttccatcttctaGCTtaccagcagccccagcagcagcagctgaccCAGTCCTACGGGGGCTACAAGGAGCCTGCAGCCCCTGTCTCCATAACGCGTTGTGCCCCAGGTGGCGGCGGGGTGAGTATCTGTCTGGACTGGAGAGACCCTGGGGTAAGAGAGTTCATCACAGCTGTATGCATCTATGTATGGGCAGGAGGTCACCTTGTGCTGCTGTCTTGAGCCAGGCCTATCGTAGGACCCATCGGTTTTTTTCTGGATGAGAAAATGAGCTGGCAGTCCTGGGTGTGAACTTGCTCGCCTTGATGTTCTAGGGTACCTCCCGCTAGGGTGCTCTAGGCTGATCTCCCTGCTGGGCACTTGGGCATTCAAAGCAGTTCATGTCAgagtggaagccaaataaactagCCTGGGATAGGTGGCACCAAGAGGCTGGGTGAAGGCTCAGATAGGGAGTGGCCTATAGTGTGCACACAGCGTGGCAAGGGCTCTCGAACAGCAGAGTCAAGCTGTAGCATTTCCCGACAGTCCTTATTAGAGCAAGAAAGGAAATGGTACGGGGAGTAGCAGGTACAAAGGCCCTGTGGCAGAGCATCCTTGAAAGGTCCAGTATCTTTTGGGGAGGTCcaggttcctggaggcaggggaaaaagaagcagatgaggtCAGGCCCTTTGGGGACTTGGAAGCCAGGGGGAAGGAAGCCTTTGTGACCAGTGCGCTTGACTCTTGCTTCATGAAAATCACCCTGGGAGTTGGATAGGggtgtaatctcagcacttgggagtgtGAGGCAGGAGACTTAccgcaagttcaaggctagcctggataCATAGCTAggtattatttcaaaattttggttttttgccgggcgttggtggcacacacctttaatcccagcactcgggaggcagaggcaggcggatctctgggagttcgagaccagcctggtctaccaagcgagggccaggacagtcagggatacacagagaaaccctgtcttgaaaaacaaaacaaacaaacaaaaaaaaattggttttttggggaggacttttgtttgtttttggttttgttttttccgaggcagggtttctctgtgtatccctgactgtcctggccctcgcttggtagaccaggctggccttgaactcacagagatcctcctgtctctgcctcccgagtgctgggattaaattaaaggcgtgtttgggttttttgttttgtttttgttttttaaagacagaaaagagaaagttctCCCTGGTGCCTGCATGTGGAAAGATGCGGTAGCAGCCTGAGGGGGCTGGTGTGTTGAAGCATAGCCAGAGGCTGTAACAGGCAGCTCCGCTGGAGAGAAGGACACAGTCAGTAGATGGACAGAATCTGTTGGCATGTCGTGATAGGTTTGGAAGGCAGAATCTCTGAGATGCTTTTGttccctacttgggactgaagtCAGACTAATAAtggtttcaaaaagaaaacattgcaaCTGAAAACACTTGAAATAGTGTGGCCACCTGTAaccctttttgttttgtggtgttgagaatcaaacccaAGACCCGAGCATACCAGGGGTTTTATTTCGGAcagctatgtagcccaggctggccttgaactcaggatcctcctgcctcagtctcttgaatactgagattaaaaaTTCTATTACCACGTCCAGTGTGgcatatcacattttatttgagttttgtattttggagacagggtttctctgtgtaactttggctgtcctggaacttgctctgtagactcattttcacagagatctgcctgcccctgcctcccgattgctgggattaaaggtgtgcgccacctctgcctggctggCTAGTCACATTTTAAAACCACTATCTTAGCGTTGAGCCTATGGAACTTTACTGCTGGCCTGTGGAAACAGGTACAAGACACTCCATGATAGAGCCCATCCCCAAGCCAAGCCCTATCTTCTGGTTCATTGTTCTTCTGAGGTCCCTGAGGGGTCTGGGAGCCACTTGGTCGAGCACTTGCCTGGCTCTGATGAAGGTCTGGGTATGGGAGAGCCCCAGGCTGACTCTTGACTGTGCTCCCCAGAAACGGTACCGAGCCGTGTATGACTACAGTGCCGCCGATGAGGACGAGGTCTCCTTCCAGGATGGGGACACCATCGTCAACGTGCAGCAGATCGATGACGGCTGGATGTACGGGACCGTGGAGCGCACCGGCGACACGGGGATGCTGCCAGCCAACTACGTGGAGGCCATCTGAGCCCTGCCTGTGCTACCCCACCCTCTGTCTTCAATGCATTCCATGGCATCACATCTGTCCTGGAGCCTGACCCACCCACCCTTCAGTGTCTCTGTCTTAAGACTTGCGACTGcttcctcatccccacccctccTTCCAGCTTCTTTTGCCAACCCAAGCCTTGCTCTGCCACTCTGTCTCGGGCTCCTTCCTCTGGCAGATTTTCCCTTGGACCAACCGACtgattgatttttctctctctggaTGGAATAGGCTGGGCACTCTGGGGAGGGCAGGATTGTTCTGGGGAGGGTGGGCTCACAGGGCTGGACTGAGATGGCAGTACCCATTTAAGAGATCGGATAGGCTAGGCAGGCATAGTGGCATacagctttagtcccagcacttgggggacagagacagccagatctcagagttcaaggccagcctggtctacatcgtgAGTTCCAGGATGATCTGAGCTATGTGGTGAGAcccttgtgggggaggggaggattgGTTAGCTTCCAGCTTCACTTCCTGCCTTAGGCCCTTCAGAACCCCTGGCCTAGCTCCCTTGGCAACCTACATCCTAGGGCTGGACTGAGCCCCATATTCCTCATACCTTCAGATGGGGTTCTGCACATTCCCCCCGGGGCTAGGCATTAGGCCTCATTTATGTTGGGACCAATGTGGTGAGTTTATCTTTCGGCTAGTCCGCCCTCCTGACCCTGTGTGTGTTCCTTCACACACTGAGTGTGCTGTCCTGCCCACACACACCTAGGGTGGCCAAAGAACTCCTCAGGAAGCACAGCTTGGGTCAAGTTCTTGCCTTAGTTCTAGGGGCAGCAGCAGGAAGGAGGGAACAGGGTGTTCTCCCAAGGCCTGTTTGCTTCCCACCTCCCCCAGCCTCCAAGAACTCTCTTTATCTCCCTGGCCGGGAGCCTACTGTGAAGGGTAGAGCACGGGATGCCTTTGGGACTTGAGTTAACTGAGctgttccttcctgctcccctggGAAGAGGTCCCTGGGTCTCCTGTGGCCTTCCATCCCTGGAACAAGGATGGGCTTGTAGCTCTGCGAAGCCAGAAAGTGAAAACAGTCTCCTGGCCACACGGGAGGCCCCatcctttctctcactctctgggGAGGTGTGAGAAGGTTTTCCTGTCCTTGTGTCTGAGGCTACAGAGTACAGTAGGACCAAGTCACCCACACTGTGGCATCTCCCTCGAGGTTCTCCTGTCCTTGGAGCCAGGGGGAGAGTCCAGGGCTCCACAACTGGCAGGCAGCACCATCTCTGGACCGGTGCTAAACTCAGGTTCCTCCTTTGCACCTGGGGCCTGAGACAGTCCTCATGTGGCTTCATTCATCTCTCCTGGGTCTCCTGACTCTCCTCTTCACTCCGAGTCTCATATCAGGTCCCTGCACACAGACCCTGCTGCAGATGAGGTTTGAACCTGAAGGCACTGGTCAGGTCAGCAATGTAGTGGTCAGGACAACCTGCGAGGGCTTGCTAGATGAGCGAGTGACCACCCTCTTTCCTGGTCACCTTTTCTTCTGACCCTAACCTGGGTGAGCCGAAGCATCAGGAGCCCCGGGGAGGCGTCAGCCAGTCCATTCCATTTCTTCTTGATCTCAAAGCACAATGCGGTTCGAGGGACCAGAGGTCAGGGACTCGCTCTCGGAGGGCCTGTGCTTGGGAGGTGCCCCAAGCCTGGTTCCAGTCAGCTGAGCCTCCTTCCCAACATGTCAAGCTAGCTGCTCTTCTATTGCCCTAGAAATGGGGGAGACTCTCACACAGAGCCCGCAGAGGGAAGAGGACTATCTATTGGTGCTGAGGGCCCCAGCTGGAGTCCATATTCTTTTTTCCAGAAGCATCCACCCCTAGAAGAGCACAGGATCCCCAAACCCACGTCTCTTCCTTCAGAAAGGTCTTTCAGCCAATCAAAatccaggaaaagaaaagcacCTTGGTTAGACTGTGAACTTAACTTTTGTGGGCCAATCCTGCAATGCAAGAAGCCCCGTGGTGAGGGACTTGAACTCTCCCCGCACCGCTTCCTGTTTTCCACCCTCACGTTCCTCCAGGgaacattttctttgttaataGCTGGACACAAGATAAAAAGTTCCACCCCACAAAGCCTGTatttaaaaggaaacagaagtgaCCCTGTGAAATTCGCCTCTGTCCAAcatttcatctgtgtgtgtgcgcgcgcgtgtgtggtgtgtgtgtgtgtgtgtgtgaagccacCCACTCATCTTTTTTATGGGGTTGTCATCTTTCCTTGGTCTATTTGGTCCCCTTCCTCCTGGCCTTGTGCTCGGGATCAGTTCTTTCTGGCCTGTTATGAATCTGAACATTGACTTGAACCACAAAGGGAATCTTTATCCTGGTGACGcaaataaaaatctaatttttacCTGCGACTGGGCTTCCTCTTTGGCTCTAAAAGTAACTTCTGTGTGTGTCCTGTCTGCTCCCCCACAGTGAGCCCAGGTACCCCTCAAAGAGGAGGACTGACCCAGAAACCAAAGGATGGCTGGCTCTTCATCAGGCCTGCCTCCGCCTTGAGGATGTGGCCCCGCCCTCCAGTGTTTTCCACCAGTGACGCCCTGGGATACGGTTCAAGACCGGCTTTCCCTGCGCAAGGCTGGCTGGCATTCCCTGCTTTCTGAGACTCCTCACTTTGTCCCCCCTGTTAAGCATCTTCCTCCCTCCTAGCCAGGGTGCTCAGGGTCTGTTGTTGAGCTCATTCAAGTTCCTGGTGTCTGGCTATGGGAAGGAGCATTCGAGGCAGCCAGTGAGCTCAGCCCAGCTCGGCACAGTCTAGCCCAGTGTGTCCCACCACGTTTGAAGTGTAAAATGCTAACAACTAGGGCACTGCACAGTGCCGCAGAGCCTGGATAAACCCTCCCTCAGGTGGCCTGGCAGGCAACACAAGGCAGTCCTCCCAGCTGTGTGATGGATGGGCTGTCCCCAGCCAGCTTGACCACAGGTACTGAAACCAGCCTCTTCCTTCAGTGGGTCTGGGAAGGGACCTGTGGTAGGCGATTACAGCTCTCCTGCACCCTGGCTTCTGGTCATTAGCTACCTGTCCGGAGGCTTTGTGGGGAGGGGCGTTTTCTACTGGGGCCACACAGGATTCTCTGGCCCCAGAGGAGCAGCAGAGGCAAAGAGCTAAATGTCATCAGGAGAATGGCCAGGCTGAACCCAGCAGAACAGGAGTGTGGGGAGTGCTCCAGGTGTAGGGAGTGCTCCAGGCATGGGGACTGCTCCAGGCAGTGTTGAGCTAGCCCTGAAGGAGCTGTCAGCTTGTGGTTCCAAATAATAGCAGAACAGCCTGCTCGCCTGGCGTCTATGTGCCTGTCTCTCTGCTCCAGGTCCCATCCTGGAAGCTTGACTTGTCACCTGGTGAACTGCCTGCTCAAGGAAGGCTCCTTTTCTGGGAGTGGCCTATGTTCCTGAGGCCTCGTGTTAAAAGGGATAACTAATATCTCAAGGCTTGGGCcctacaaataaaatatgtaggcCTCAGAGGTGGCCTACACAGGAAAATTTcccttttataataaataattataaacacaGCAGAAGTCAACAAAATATATCACTGAGGTGtggggtttttgtgttttttttttttttttttttttttttttttttttagtgtgcgtgtgtgtgcaaatgtttaTACCACAGGGTGACATCACAGGACGGTttacaggagttggttctgtgttttccaccatgtggggcacagggatcaaactcaggccgtCAGACTTTGTGCAAGGCACCCTCACTCTCTGAGCCCTTTTGTTGGTCCTGATGCTACTGATTTTTAATAAGACACCATCTTTTCTCCCTCAGAAAAAGATACTTGAAAGCCGGCTGTAATCTAACACTCAGGAGATTGAGAGGTGGAGGCTAGCAAATCcaaccaaggccagcctgggctacgtgagactttctcaaaacaaaacaataaaaaaaatggggaaaaaaaactccAGTTAACTATGCATTTCTGGACACTCACTACCCAGGAGTGGATGTGTGGGTTTCTCAGGGTCTTCTCTGAGGATGACCCTGGGCTAGCCTCTCTgaagagacaaagaaagcaaaTACAGGTAATGACAGAACACCATGTAACACAAAGGAGCCTAGGCTCTCGGCTCTCCCAGGCCAACAGTGCAAGCCAGTGTGAGGGGAATACGGATCtaggccaggccgtggtggcagccgccgtggtggcgcatacctctaataccagcactcaggaggatctgCAAatcaagttccgggacagccaaggactgttacacagagaaaccctgtctcgaaaaaccataagtaaataaataataataagtaaatttaGAAATGAGAGCCTTGCTTTGAGTCCTGCCCCCTGTTGACAAACTGAAATATCTTAAGCTCCTGACCACCTCTGAGCCCAGGCTATACAGACTTCAGACAGGTTGAAATTACCCCATGTGTGCAATACCGGGCACAGTGTAAAACTTGTATCTGTGCCAGGGTGTTCCCTGAGACCACGTGAGTCCTTTGAACTAGCCGATGGCCCACACAACTGGTAACAATTCGTTTTTGAAATAAATTGCCAGAAGTgcgagagggagaagaaagacccGCAGGAGAATCCGATCCTCAGGGGTCTGAAGAGCTTCTCCACTCAGCTCCCTAGCTGCCCACTCAGTGCGGAAACTCTATCTAAATACAGATAGCGGTTCCACGCAAAGGGGCGGGGCTGGCTTCCTGGGAAAAAAACTGAACCTCTCCGGTTTTGCCTCGTCTAAAAGTAGCTGTTCCCTGGATACCCACCGTGGGCTTTGTGATTGGCTGACCGTGATGATGGAGGTGGAGAGTAAGCAGCTGATGGAGTTGCAGCATCCCTTAACCTCAGGTCCccgggaggtgggggagggaacaggaagggggagggaataggagcCATTTCTCTGCGCTGACCGACCTCCACGCTTGCAGCTCCCGTTTTCCCGGAACCCGGGCGGCTCCTTTGCTTAGTATTGCGCCATGCTGGATATTTTCATCCTCATGTTCTTTGCCATCATAGGCCTGGTGGTTCTGTCCTACATTATCTATCTGCTCTAGTGGCCTGGAGCTGCAGGGGCTGCGAGGGGAAGGATGGAGCCGAAGCGCCGAGCATCCTGCTTACTGACGCACCGGTGGAGTTTTGCTTCTGGGCATTATTCGGGTAttgattcaaaaacaaaatgaaaagagagcTTGTCTTTGTATCTATTTCTCAGACACACTGAGGTAGCATTTCTTGGataaatctgaaaagaaaaagaaaggcaaggtTCCTTTGGGAATCAATTTAAGCTgtgatttcttaaaattaaaaataaacttgacaATGCACTGGGTTTTAggtagggtgggagggagggaggtataTGGTAGAGAGGGACTAGCATGTCCTAAGTTCATCTTCCATTCGGACATTTTCTACTGGCAATGACTACAGTACATCCTTATGGATGGGGCGCGGTGGTTTCCAAATCTGCCGGCATAACTGCTTTCATTAATTATTAACTCACTAGTGATCCATTCCCACTCGAGAAACAATAGCGAATAAAATTTCCTTGGGGTAAGGCCTGGGGGAGGTGCCCACTTTTCCCAGCTACGGAATTTGATGTGGAGGAGTTTCCTGACCAGCTGAGCACTTTCTTTCTGGGTTTCCCACAGCTCCGGTGTTCCGGCCAGCAAGAGGGCTCTGCCCAATAGCAGGACTGCTGAGGTCCTGGCTTCTTCCAGTGCGTCCGGAGATGGCTAACCCTTGGCCAGCAGG
Coding sequences:
- the Lasp1 gene encoding LIM and SH3 domain protein 1 yields the protein MNPNCARCGKIVYPTEKVNCLDKFWHKACFHCEICKMTLNMKNYKGYEKKPYCNAHYPKQSFTMVADTPENLRLKQQSELQSQVRYKEEFEKNKGKGFSVVADTPELQRIKKTQDQISNIKYHEEFEKSRMGPSGGEGVESERREPQDSSSYRRPAEQQQPHHIPTSAPAYQQPQQQQLTQSYGGYKEPAAPVSITRCAPGGGGKRYRAVYDYSAADEDEVSFQDGDTIVNVQQIDDGWMYGTVERTGDTGMLPANYVEAI